The Orcinus orca chromosome 16, mOrcOrc1.1, whole genome shotgun sequence genome includes a window with the following:
- the LOC117200935 gene encoding small nuclear ribonucleoprotein G-like — translation AHRVDIKSKAPPPEWKKFVEKLSLKLSGGRHVQGILWGSDPSMNLVIVECVEVETSGQQNTGVVVTRGNSIIMLEALEPV, via the coding sequence GCTCACCGAGTAGACATCAAGAGCAAGGCTCCCCCTCCTGAGTGGAAGAAATTTGTGGAGAAGTTATCACTAAAATTAAGTGGTGGCAGACATGTCCAAGGAATATTGTGGGGCTCTGATCCCTCTATGAATCTTGTGATAGTTGAATGTGTGGAGGTGGAAACTAGTGGGCAACAGAATACTGGAGTGGTGGTAACACGAGGAAACAGTATCATCATGTTAGAAGCCCTGGAACCAGTATGA